GAGGCAAAAGGAGCTTCTGTGAATCCACTACAAGCCCGCGCAGCCCTGGTGGCCGTTGGGGCCACGGCGCTGCTGGCCACCTCGGGTATGGCCCCCATCGCCACGGCGACCCCGGAGCACGAGCGCCCGTCGACGGTGCTCGACTGGTACGACACCACAGCGGAGACGATCGCGACGGGAGGGTCATCGGCCCAGGTCACCAACAGCCGTACCTGGGCGATCAGTTGGATCGCTGCCGCCAGAGCCGTGCAGGAAGTGCCGCGCGGTGTCGACCGCAGCGACTATCAGGACGCGGCGCTGGCTTCTGCCATGCATCGTTCCCTGGCAGTTCTGGCTCCCACGCGTGCCGCGGAGCTGGACACAGCCCTTCAGCGGACCCTTGACGGTGTCCGCGACGGTCGAGCCGAGGAACTCGGTAAGGCGGCAGGTGAGCGTCAGGCGTTACAGGTCCTCACGTCACGGGAGGGCGACGGTCTCGACGCGGCCTCGGTGAACGCCGCTTTCCCCGTGCCGCCCGCCGCCCCCGGTGTCTGGCAGCCGACTGCGCCTGCTTTCGGCCCGGCCATCCAGTTCGGCAGTCGCGTCGCCCGCCCCTTCTTGCTGAAGGAGGCCGACCAGTTCCGTCTCCCCCCGCCCCCCGCGCTGGATTCCAAGCGGTACCAAAAGGATCTGAAGGAGGTGCGTGCGTACGGCGAGCTGAACAGCACCGTACGCACCCAGGATCAGACGGATGTCGCCAACTTCTGGTACGACTCCTCGCTCAATCTGCTCACCAAGCCGATCCGGATCGCACTCGTCGCTTCGTCGTCGAAGTCGGTGACGGACCAGGCAGAGCTCGTGGCGACCGTCAACGCCGCGCTGGTGGACACGCAGATCGCCACATCCGACAGCAAGTACGCCTACCAGTTGTGGCGTCCTGTCACCGCGATCCGCACCGGCGACAGTCCTGACCCGTCCTGGACGCCGCTGCGCAACACCCCGGCGCACCCGGACTATCCGAGCGGTCACAACTCCTACGCGGGGGCGGCGGAGAGGCTGCTCACGGCCTTCGTCGGGCCGCGGACCGTGCCCTTCACGCTGACGAGTTCCACGGCGCCCGGCATCACCCGTACATACACCAAGTGGCACCAGATCACGGCGGACAACACAGAGGCCCGGGTCCTTCAGGGCATCCACACTCGCTTCGCGGACGAGGCGGGCGTCAAGCTGGGCACGGCAGTGGCCGCGTATGCGCTGAGCAAGTCCGAGCGGCTCTTCCACTCACACTGAACAGCGGCCGTGAGGTCGTGTCGGGGGCCGGGCACCGCCGTTCCCCGCCATGGCGCATTGAGCGACCCTGTCGGGGAGCTTGAGAATCCCAGGCACGACGGCCCGACCATCGTGGATGCTCGGGCCGGTTCGAAGGCCGGCGGCTGTACGCGAGGCCCCGGGCAGTTGCGGCTGTGGGCCCGCTCGCAGGAGCGGTCGGACACCGCACCGGGCGTGGTCCGCGAAGCCATCCTGATCCGGACGCGGGAGCCGGCGAACCCCGTTCACTGAACCTGCCCGGGGCCCTGGCGCGGTGTCCCACGTCCCGGTGGCCGGGGCGGACGCCGGGTGTGGACCAGGCCCTCATGGCCTGCGAGACGAGGACGGTGGAGTGACTCCCGACGAGCAGTTGATGACCACGCTGTACAACGAGCACTACGACGTGTTGATCTCTTTCGCGCTCCGATACGTGCACAGCCGGGAGCAGGCGGAGGACGTCGTGCAGGAGACGCTGCTGCGGGCCTGGCGGGTCGTGCACAAGATCCATCCGGGATCCGCCTCCGTCCGCTCATACCTGTTCACGATCGCCCACAATGTGATCACTGACAACTGGCGGGCCACGCGGCGGCGCCCGTGGCTGGTCTCCAACGATGCGGCCATCGCGGCCGTACCGTCCTCCGACGATGTGGAATCGGCGCTGGAGGGCCAGCTCGTCGCCGCCGCGCTGGAGCGTCTGTCCCCTGAGCATCGGATGGTCATCCAGGCCTTGTACTATGACGGGCTCACCGTCGCCGAGACAGCCGTCCGGATGACCGTGCCCGAGGGGACGGTCAAATCCCGCGCCTATTACGCCGTCCGCAATCTCCGGGCGGCCTTTGAGGAATTGGGGGTCCTTCGGTGAGCGATGACCACGAAGACGTGCGCATGCTTCTCGGCGCGTATGTGCTGGGCGGTCTCAGCGAACCCGACCGCCGTGTCGTCGAGGCCCACCTGCCCACCTGCGACGAATGCCGGGACGAGCTCGCTCGCTCGGCACCCCTGCCGGGGCTGTTGCGGCGGGCTCCAGGGACGTACGCGCAGCAGGTCCTGTCCGCCGAGTCGGAACCGCAGTCTCCCTCAGCCCCCGCGGAAGGCTCGCTCGATGACCTGCTGGCGCGTGTACGCGAGACCGACACCGTGCGCCGCCGCAGGGTCCGGTGGCACTGGCTGACGCTGGCGGCGTCGCTGATCGTCGTGGCGGGACTCGCGGTGAGTCTGCTGATGCCCTCCGGGTCGGGCGGCCCAAGCGATCCGAGCAGCAGGTTCAACGCCGCCGCGGGATACGCCGTCGCCGGTCGCGCCACTCTCACGGCCAAGCCGTGGGGAACCGAAGTCAGCCTCGACGTGACCGACCTGCCGGCGATGGGCCCCTTCACCATGCAGGTCGCCGCGGACGACGGCCGCACCGAGCAGGCAGCCACTTGGGCGGCGACTCCCACGGCCACCGCCAGGGTGACCGGAGCCAGTTCCGTCCGGTTCGATGACATCCGGTCTCTGGTCATCATGGACCGCGCCGGCAACGTACTGGCCACCACGCGTCCCTCCTGAACCGCTCTCGGGCGTCGACGCGTAGACCTGGACGGGCGGACGAAGCGCCGTCGCCCCCGGGGCACTGCACTACGCGGACTGCTCAGCGTGCGACGGCGGGACGGCTTGGCGGGTATGCCCATGTGACGGCATCCGCTGGAAGCGCGCACGAGTGACGACTGACGCGCCCGGGGGAATCGGCAGGCCCGGTGCACGACACCGGCGGTACGGGCACGCCCCGCTCCGGCAGCCGAGCTCGAAGGCCGCATGGCCCCCGGCCTCCACCCGGAGCGCGGCGCGGACCTGCCATGGCTCCGATGAGTACGGCCCGGCCGGTGACCGCGACCGGGCGCCGCACACGCACGGGAGGAACGACGTGACCCGGGTCGCAGAGCGGCCGCAAGGTTCTTTCGCGGCCTTTCAACACGCGCGGTGGGCCGCGCGTATCCCCTGATGAACACGTCTTCTCCGGAATTGGGGACCACCATGGCAGTGTGGCGCGGAACGCATGTGGGTGACCGTGGCTGTGAGCGGTAGTCCCCTGCGGTGGTTACGCCGACGTTCCGGGCCGACGGACTCGGAACCTGCCGGGCTGAGGACCGAGCGCGAGGTGCGGGCGGCCTACGAGCTCTATGGCGAGGAACTGTTCGGGTTCGCCTGCAAGGCACTGGACGACCGGCAGCTCGCCGAGGATGTGGTGCAGGAGACCTTCGTCCGTGCCTGGCGGTCGCCCCGGGGCTTCGATCCGGACCAGGGCAGTATGCGGACCTGGCTGTTTGCCATCGCACGCAACGGGGTGGTGGACGCCATGCGGAGGCGCAGGGTCCGTGAGGGACCTGGTCACTCGTCGTGGGATGCCGTGTCCGAGTCACCGTCGGCGTTCGACCCGGTCGATCAGCTTCTCGAGCGCATTCAGCTGGGGGAGGCACTGGATCGGCTGAGCCCGCAGCACCGGGAGGCGGTGGTGGAGGTGTATTTCGGCGGCCGTACCTGCGCCGAGCTGGGCGAGGAGCTGGGCGTCTCAGCTTCCACCATGCGCAGCCGGCTGTACTACGGCGTGCGCGCTCTGCGTCTCGTCCTGGAGGAGAACGGGTGGCTGGCATCATGAATCCGAATCAGGAATGCTTCTCCTTCCGTCCGTTGCTGGCCGAGCGACTGCTTCTCGGGATGCCCCTGACGGAGGATCTGTCCCGGCATCTCGACCGGTGCCCGGAGTGCTCCCGCGAGGTGCCCGAACTCGGTGATGTGGTGCGGACACTGCGTCGGGCAGACCCACTTCTCAGCCTGGCGACCGCACGAACCGCCGCGACCGATGGCCGGCCCTCGAAGGACCTCGGTGACCGGATCCGCCGAGACGTCGCTGGAGCGGGAGCTGCCCGGCCCAGGCGCCGGCGGCGGATCGCTCTGGGGGTCGCTGGTGCCTTCCTGGCGGCGGTTGCGGTGGTCGTCCCACTCGCGGCACGACAGGATCAGGCACCTGCTGCATCCGTGGCACTGGTCCGCCAGGGCCAGATGGTCACTCGCCCCTGGGGCACCGAAGTGCCGGTGGCGTTGTCCGGGCTGCGGTCGGGAGAGACCTACCGCATGATGACCGTCAACGCCGCCGGCGCACGGACTTCCGGCGGCAGCGTGCGGGCCGCGACCGACGAACCGGTCTCCACTCGCATGGTGACCGCGATGCGCCGGGACACCATCACGGCTCTGATCGTGGAGGACGAAGAGGGCCGGGTCGTGGCCCGTGTTCCCGTGAAGCCACCCCCAACGGCCTGACGGCCGACACACATACTTCCTGCCGCTGGATTCCCCTGGGCGATCAGGCGATCCGTCATGCCAGAAACACCGGAACCATGGAGAAGAAGAATGTCTTCTGCGCGTCGTGCCACATGGATGCTGATTGCCGCACTGGGGGTGGGAGGCGGAGCGCTGACTGCCACTTCCATGGCGCAGGCCAGCCCCGAACCTGCTACCTCCAAGGCCACTGCAGCGCTCCGCCACCAGCCGGTTCCCGTCTCCGGCCGGGACCGCGTCTACACGGCCGATCAGTCGTCCAACACGGTGTCGGTGATCGATCCCTCGACCAACAGGACGCTGGGCACGATCAAGCTGGGCGACCAGCGCGTGGGCGGCACCCTGAGCCCGCAGTACCTCGGCGACGTCGGGGTGCACGGCCTGGCGTTCTCGCCGGACCGCCGGCGGCTTGCGGTGGTGAGCGTCACGAGCAACACGGTCGACATCATCGACACGACCACGAACAAGGTCGTCAGCACCACCGACGTCGGCCGGGCCGCCCACGAGGGCAGTTTCACCGCCGACGGCAAGCAGTTCTGGGTCGCGAACCGGGGCCGGGGCACGGTCACGGTCGTCGACGCCGTGCGTGGCGGAGTCGTCGCCAACCTGCAGGTCGGCGAGGGCCCGTCGAAGGTGCTGATGAGCCCCGACGGCAGGACGGCGTACGTCAACCACATCAGCAAGCCCGAGATCACCGTGATCGACGTTCAGTCACGCAGGATCAAGGACCAGATCACCGGACTCGGTGACATCTTCTCCTCCGACCAAGCGATCTCGCCCGACGGAAAGGAACTGTGGGCGGCGCACAAGCGTGCCGGCAAAGTTTCCGTGGTGGATCTCGTCCACAACAAGGTCGCCAGCGTCCTCACCACCGGACCCGACACCAATCACCCCCAGTTCGCCGACATCCGCACCGGTAAGTACGTCTATGTGACCATGGGCGGGCTGGACGAGACCTGGGTCTACAGCCGCACCGGGGGTGCCCCCACCCTGGTCGACAAGATCAAGAACAATGGGCACGCCCCGCACGGCGCCTGGGCCAGCGGCGACGGCTCCCGGCTGTATGTCGGGCTGGAGAAGTCCGACGCGGTGGACGTCATCGACACCGCCACCAACAAGGTGACCGACACCATCAAGACTGGGCAGGAGCCGCAGGCCGTCGTCTACGCGCCCCGGGCCGCTGCTGCCGGCAACGCCTCCAACCTCGGTCGCCAGGGGCTCGACCAGCAAGCCCGCAACGTCCCCACCGTCCTGCCGGACGGCACAGCCGGCGACACCCTCGACCCGGAGAAGGGCCGCGTCCTGGAGGCCACCATCCGCCCGCTGAGCGGACTCGACATGATCCAGATCCAGGCACGCCGGCTCCGTCCCAACACCGTCTACCAGGCATACTCCGTGGGTAGTGACGGCCGTAAGAACCCCGTCCTCTCGTTTCCCACCGACGCCAACGGCAGGACTCCCATGGCGCTCGCTTTCGGGGCCTTCGACGGTCGGAGCATCTCGATCCAGGTCAAGGGTGAGGCGACCCCGGTCCAGAAGGCGGCTTTCGCCGCTCAGGGTGCTGTGCACGGCCACGGTGTGAAGACCGCCGACCTCCTGTACTGCGACTGCTGCTGATCCCGGCACTGAACCGAGAGGACATTCCCATGCCCTGCCGCACTCGCCGGCACATCGCTTCTTTGATCACCGTCGCCGCCAGTGCGGCGGGAGCAGTCCTGCTCTCAGCCGGGCCCGGCGCGGCACATATCCGGGTCATCGGCGATGTCATCCCCGGAAAGCCCGCCACTCTCCAGTTCCGCGTCCCCAGTGAGCTGGCCGACGCCACCACGGTCCGTATCGCCGTCGCCGTCCCACCGGAAATCGCGGTCACCGCGGTGCCGACACCCGACGGATGGACCGAGCAGACCATTGCCGGGTCCACTGGCCAGGGCCTCCGACTGGTCTGGACGGCCGAGGCCGGCCACGAGATCAGACCCGCCGACAGCCGGATCTTCAAGGTGAAGGTCGGACCCATTCCCGATCAGTACTCCGTCACCTTCAACACCGAACAGACTTACTCCAACGGCACGATCGCCACATGGAACGAGAAGCAGACCGGCAGCAAGGAACCAGAATTCCCGGCACCGGTCCTCGTCATCGATCCGGATGCCGGCCCCCCGCCCGGCTCCGCCGGTGACTCCCCGCAGCCGGCCACCACAGAATCGCCCGCACCGGATGCGGGGCCCACTCCTGCGCCGTCCGTCGCCGCAGCGCCCGCCGACTCGGCCGCCGCCGGGCAGACGG
The Streptomyces sp. NBC_01485 genome window above contains:
- a CDS encoding vanadium-dependent haloperoxidase, whose amino-acid sequence is MNPLQARAALVAVGATALLATSGMAPIATATPEHERPSTVLDWYDTTAETIATGGSSAQVTNSRTWAISWIAAARAVQEVPRGVDRSDYQDAALASAMHRSLAVLAPTRAAELDTALQRTLDGVRDGRAEELGKAAGERQALQVLTSREGDGLDAASVNAAFPVPPAAPGVWQPTAPAFGPAIQFGSRVARPFLLKEADQFRLPPPPALDSKRYQKDLKEVRAYGELNSTVRTQDQTDVANFWYDSSLNLLTKPIRIALVASSSKSVTDQAELVATVNAALVDTQIATSDSKYAYQLWRPVTAIRTGDSPDPSWTPLRNTPAHPDYPSGHNSYAGAAERLLTAFVGPRTVPFTLTSSTAPGITRTYTKWHQITADNTEARVLQGIHTRFADEAGVKLGTAVAAYALSKSERLFHSH
- a CDS encoding sigma-70 family RNA polymerase sigma factor, whose protein sequence is MTPDEQLMTTLYNEHYDVLISFALRYVHSREQAEDVVQETLLRAWRVVHKIHPGSASVRSYLFTIAHNVITDNWRATRRRPWLVSNDAAIAAVPSSDDVESALEGQLVAAALERLSPEHRMVIQALYYDGLTVAETAVRMTVPEGTVKSRAYYAVRNLRAAFEELGVLR
- a CDS encoding zf-HC2 domain-containing protein — translated: MLLGAYVLGGLSEPDRRVVEAHLPTCDECRDELARSAPLPGLLRRAPGTYAQQVLSAESEPQSPSAPAEGSLDDLLARVRETDTVRRRRVRWHWLTLAASLIVVAGLAVSLLMPSGSGGPSDPSSRFNAAAGYAVAGRATLTAKPWGTEVSLDVTDLPAMGPFTMQVAADDGRTEQAATWAATPTATARVTGASSVRFDDIRSLVIMDRAGNVLATTRPS
- a CDS encoding sigma-70 family RNA polymerase sigma factor — protein: MRAAYELYGEELFGFACKALDDRQLAEDVVQETFVRAWRSPRGFDPDQGSMRTWLFAIARNGVVDAMRRRRVREGPGHSSWDAVSESPSAFDPVDQLLERIQLGEALDRLSPQHREAVVEVYFGGRTCAELGEELGVSASTMRSRLYYGVRALRLVLEENGWLAS
- a CDS encoding beta-propeller fold lactonase family protein; the encoded protein is MAQASPEPATSKATAALRHQPVPVSGRDRVYTADQSSNTVSVIDPSTNRTLGTIKLGDQRVGGTLSPQYLGDVGVHGLAFSPDRRRLAVVSVTSNTVDIIDTTTNKVVSTTDVGRAAHEGSFTADGKQFWVANRGRGTVTVVDAVRGGVVANLQVGEGPSKVLMSPDGRTAYVNHISKPEITVIDVQSRRIKDQITGLGDIFSSDQAISPDGKELWAAHKRAGKVSVVDLVHNKVASVLTTGPDTNHPQFADIRTGKYVYVTMGGLDETWVYSRTGGAPTLVDKIKNNGHAPHGAWASGDGSRLYVGLEKSDAVDVIDTATNKVTDTIKTGQEPQAVVYAPRAAAAGNASNLGRQGLDQQARNVPTVLPDGTAGDTLDPEKGRVLEATIRPLSGLDMIQIQARRLRPNTVYQAYSVGSDGRKNPVLSFPTDANGRTPMALAFGAFDGRSISIQVKGEATPVQKAAFAAQGAVHGHGVKTADLLYCDCC
- a CDS encoding DUF1775 domain-containing protein, which codes for MITVAASAAGAVLLSAGPGAAHIRVIGDVIPGKPATLQFRVPSELADATTVRIAVAVPPEIAVTAVPTPDGWTEQTIAGSTGQGLRLVWTAEAGHEIRPADSRIFKVKVGPIPDQYSVTFNTEQTYSNGTIATWNEKQTGSKEPEFPAPVLVIDPDAGPPPGSAGDSPQPATTESPAPDAGPTPAPSVAAAPADSAAAGQTGPSAGLLTVIGAGMVAVATIAAAAVRQRRRRNGMLRS